A single Micromonospora luteifusca DNA region contains:
- a CDS encoding DNA polymerase domain-containing protein translates to MSAADETRDGVALTNLDQPLSDRDDATKRDLVDYLDAVSERILPQLRGRPLSVIRVRPGQPPFMQKNLPRYTPDWVRRVPVWAEASHREISYALCDDRRTLLWFANQRAVEYHPTLATAAEPHRPTHLVLDLDPPEGDGFRAAVAAALLVRQALADAGLAGAVKTSGAKGVHVFVPVADDPTAEELAAATRALAVRAERLDPALATTAYIKEDRGGRVFVDATRAGGATVAAAYSPRLRPGTPVSFPVDWADLTEVAPADFTIRTAPALLGDGDPWAALMPAPQPLPADLVAEGRTIPVARVQAMHEGKRRARARRQAD, encoded by the coding sequence ATGAGTGCGGCTGACGAAACCCGGGACGGCGTGGCCCTGACCAACCTGGACCAGCCGCTGTCCGACCGCGACGACGCGACCAAACGTGACCTGGTGGACTACCTCGACGCGGTCAGTGAGCGGATCCTCCCGCAGTTGCGGGGCCGGCCGCTGTCGGTGATCCGGGTCCGCCCCGGCCAGCCGCCGTTCATGCAGAAGAACCTGCCCCGCTACACCCCGGACTGGGTCCGCCGGGTGCCGGTCTGGGCGGAGGCGTCGCACCGGGAAATCTCGTACGCCCTCTGCGACGACCGGCGCACCCTGCTCTGGTTCGCCAACCAGCGGGCGGTGGAGTACCACCCGACACTGGCCACCGCGGCGGAGCCGCACCGCCCGACCCATCTGGTGCTCGACCTGGACCCACCGGAGGGCGACGGCTTCCGGGCGGCCGTCGCCGCCGCCCTGCTGGTCCGTCAGGCACTCGCCGATGCCGGCCTGGCCGGCGCGGTCAAGACCAGCGGCGCCAAGGGCGTGCACGTCTTCGTCCCGGTGGCCGACGATCCCACGGCGGAGGAGTTGGCCGCCGCCACCCGGGCGCTCGCCGTCCGCGCCGAGCGGCTCGACCCGGCGCTGGCCACCACGGCGTACATCAAGGAGGACCGGGGTGGCCGGGTCTTCGTGGACGCGACCCGGGCCGGCGGGGCGACCGTGGCGGCCGCGTACAGCCCTCGGCTGCGACCCGGGACGCCGGTCTCCTTTCCGGTCGACTGGGCCGACCTGACCGAGGTGGCTCCCGCCGACTTCACCATCCGGACCGCGCCGGCGCTGCTCGGTGACGGTGATCCGTGGGCCGCGCTGATGCCGGCGCCGCAGCCGCTCCCCGCCGACCTGGTGGCCGAGGGTCGGACCATCCCGGTGGCCCGGGTGCAGGCCATGCACGAGGGGAAGCGCCGGGCCCGCGCCCGGCGGCAGGCCGATTGA
- a CDS encoding DUF305 domain-containing protein, producing MTAPTTTDSDYDEVQAAPDEGGRAPARRYGVLALAIMVVVGLLLGYASGLLTPRLTRPGDASVEAGFARDMTTHHAQAVEMSLIAYRSATLPEVRQIAVDIATGQQGEIGAMQTWLREWELSPTGSKPPMSWMSDGAKVKDGLMPGMATPQQMTALRDAQGIEVDRQFLTLMYNHHLGGIHMIDAALDETDNAEVVRVAQVMKSTQQTELNNLRHLQDQAAKG from the coding sequence ATGACTGCCCCCACCACCACCGACAGCGATTACGACGAGGTCCAGGCCGCCCCGGACGAGGGCGGCCGGGCCCCGGCGCGACGCTACGGCGTGCTGGCGCTCGCCATCATGGTGGTGGTGGGCCTGCTCCTCGGTTACGCCAGCGGCCTGCTGACCCCGCGGCTCACCCGACCCGGTGACGCGTCGGTCGAGGCGGGCTTCGCGCGGGACATGACGACCCACCACGCCCAAGCGGTGGAGATGAGTCTGATCGCGTACCGGTCCGCGACGCTTCCCGAGGTGCGGCAGATCGCCGTCGACATCGCCACCGGGCAGCAGGGCGAGATCGGGGCCATGCAGACCTGGCTGCGCGAATGGGAGCTGAGCCCGACCGGGTCGAAGCCGCCGATGTCGTGGATGTCCGACGGTGCCAAGGTCAAGGACGGGCTGATGCCCGGGATGGCCACGCCGCAGCAGATGACCGCCCTGCGCGACGCTCAGGGCATCGAGGTCGACCGGCAGTTCCTGACCTTGATGTACAACCACCACCTGGGCGGCATCCACATGATCGACGCGGCTCTCGACGAGACCGACAACGCCGAGGTGGTGCGGGTGGCACAGGTCATGAAGTCCACCCAGCAGACCGAGCTGAACAATCTCCGGCACCTCCAGGATCAGGCAGCCAAGGGCTGA
- a CDS encoding DUF3105 domain-containing protein — translation MSISTPGGPERRPTVVSTGKKPAAGRPASGAKAGSGKPAGSPRAGGKGPRKPVTPVKVSQGRAWGPIALFVAVGMLAAGIIGYGAWASFQGAKPWDKRANAIDGIANIRKSDPDSLKYESHKSGPLTWNYSPPVGGVHNAAWQNCMGDVYDAPIANEHAVHSLEHGAVWITYRPDLPKDQVDKLASKVRGVEKTLMSPYEGLDKPISLQAWGYQLKLDNADDSRIDEFIKDLRVNASVEGPTALCNTGITATGTTPRELQQQPPTQ, via the coding sequence ATGAGCATCAGCACCCCCGGTGGCCCTGAGCGCCGCCCGACCGTGGTCAGCACCGGCAAGAAGCCGGCCGCGGGCCGGCCGGCGTCCGGCGCCAAGGCCGGTTCCGGCAAGCCGGCAGGCTCCCCGCGGGCAGGTGGCAAGGGCCCGCGCAAGCCGGTCACCCCGGTCAAGGTGAGCCAGGGCCGCGCCTGGGGCCCGATCGCGCTCTTCGTCGCGGTGGGCATGCTCGCCGCCGGCATCATCGGGTACGGGGCGTGGGCCTCGTTCCAGGGCGCGAAGCCGTGGGACAAGCGGGCCAACGCCATCGACGGCATCGCCAACATCCGCAAGTCCGACCCGGACAGCCTGAAGTACGAGTCGCACAAGTCGGGCCCGCTGACCTGGAACTACTCGCCGCCGGTGGGTGGCGTGCACAACGCCGCCTGGCAGAACTGCATGGGCGACGTCTACGACGCCCCGATCGCCAACGAGCACGCGGTGCACAGCCTGGAGCACGGCGCGGTGTGGATCACCTACCGCCCGGACCTGCCGAAGGACCAGGTCGACAAGCTCGCCAGCAAGGTGCGCGGCGTCGAGAAGACGCTGATGAGCCCGTACGAGGGCCTGGACAAGCCGATCTCGCTCCAGGCGTGGGGCTACCAGCTCAAGCTCGACAACGCCGATGACTCGCGGATCGACGAGTTCATCAAGGACCTGCGGGTGAACGCCTCCGTCGAGGGCCCGACGGCGCTGTGCAACACGGGTATCACCGCCACCGGCACCACGCCGCGTGAGCTCCAGCAGCAGCCGCCCACTCAGTAA
- a CDS encoding ATP-binding cassette domain-containing protein — translation MSTATQPSAPHVADSHDLIRVQGARVNNLKDVSVEIPKRRLTVFTGVSGSGKSSLVFGTIAAESQRMINETYSAFVQGFMPTLARPEVDLLDGLTTAIIVDQERMGANSRSTVGTATDANAMLRILFSRLGQPHIGSPNAYSFNVPSVKATGAITVERGAGRTKTEKATFTRLGGMCPRCEGMGAVTDIDLSALYDDSLSLNEGAITIPGYSMEGWYGRIFRGCGYFDPDKPISKYTKRELDDLLHREPTKIKVDGINLTYAGLIPSIQKSFLAKDIDALQPHIRAFVERAVTFTTCPDCDGTRLSKEARSSKIKGKNIADACAMQISDLAGWVREIEEPSVTPLLAGLQHLLDSFEKIGLGYLSLDRPSGTLSGGEAQRTKMIRHLGSSLTDVTYVFDEPTIGLHPHDIQRMNELLLQLRDKGNTVLVVEHKPEAIAIADHVVDLGPGAGTEGGAVCYEGTLEGLRASGTITGRHLDDRAALKETVRTPTGKLEIRGATANNLHDVDVDVPLGVLVVVTGVAGSGKSSLVRSSIPAGAGVVSIDQGAIRGSRRSNPATYTGLLDPIRKAFAKANGVKPALFSANSEGACPSCNGAGVIYTDLGMMAGVAAPCEDCEGKRFQASVLEYRFGGRDISEVLAMSVTEAEKFFGAGEARTPAAHAILDRLADVGLGYLSLGQPLTTLSGGERQRLKLATHMAEKGGTYVLDEPTTGLHLADVEQLLGLLDRLVDAGKSVIVIEHHQAVMAHADWIIDLGPGAGHDGGRIVFEGTPADLVAARSTLTGEHLAAYVGT, via the coding sequence ATGAGCACGGCCACCCAGCCGTCCGCGCCGCACGTTGCCGACAGCCACGATCTGATCCGGGTCCAGGGCGCGCGCGTGAACAACCTCAAGGACGTCAGCGTCGAGATCCCGAAGCGCCGGCTGACGGTGTTCACGGGCGTCTCCGGCTCCGGCAAGAGTTCCTTGGTGTTCGGCACCATCGCCGCCGAGTCGCAGCGGATGATCAACGAGACCTACAGCGCCTTCGTGCAGGGCTTCATGCCGACGCTGGCGCGGCCCGAGGTCGACCTGCTGGATGGTCTGACGACGGCGATCATCGTGGACCAGGAGCGGATGGGCGCGAACTCGCGATCCACCGTCGGCACGGCCACCGACGCCAACGCGATGCTGCGCATCCTGTTCAGCCGGCTCGGGCAGCCGCACATCGGCTCGCCCAACGCGTACTCCTTCAATGTCCCCTCGGTGAAGGCCACCGGCGCGATCACCGTCGAGCGTGGTGCCGGCAGGACGAAGACCGAGAAGGCGACCTTCACCCGTCTCGGCGGTATGTGTCCGCGTTGCGAGGGCATGGGCGCGGTCACCGACATCGACCTGTCGGCGCTTTACGACGACAGCCTGTCGCTCAACGAGGGCGCGATCACGATCCCGGGTTACAGCATGGAGGGCTGGTACGGCCGGATCTTCCGTGGCTGCGGCTACTTCGACCCGGACAAGCCGATCAGCAAGTACACCAAGCGTGAGCTGGACGATCTGCTCCACCGGGAACCAACCAAGATCAAGGTCGACGGGATCAACCTGACGTACGCGGGCCTGATCCCGTCGATCCAGAAGTCCTTCCTCGCCAAGGACATCGACGCGCTGCAGCCGCACATCCGTGCCTTCGTGGAGCGGGCGGTGACCTTCACGACCTGCCCCGACTGCGACGGCACCCGGCTCAGCAAGGAAGCGCGGTCGTCGAAGATCAAGGGGAAGAACATCGCCGACGCCTGCGCGATGCAGATCAGCGACCTCGCCGGCTGGGTACGGGAAATCGAGGAGCCCTCGGTGACCCCGCTGCTGGCGGGGTTGCAACACCTCCTCGACTCGTTCGAGAAGATCGGGTTGGGCTACCTCTCGCTCGACCGGCCGTCGGGCACCCTCTCGGGCGGCGAGGCGCAGCGCACCAAGATGATCCGCCACCTCGGCTCCTCGCTCACCGACGTCACCTACGTCTTCGACGAGCCGACGATCGGGCTGCACCCGCACGACATCCAACGGATGAACGAGCTGCTGCTGCAGCTACGCGACAAGGGCAACACCGTGCTGGTCGTGGAGCACAAGCCGGAGGCCATCGCCATCGCCGACCACGTCGTCGATCTCGGGCCCGGAGCCGGTACGGAGGGCGGTGCCGTCTGCTACGAGGGCACCCTGGAGGGCCTGCGGGCCAGCGGCACCATCACCGGTCGACACCTCGACGACCGGGCGGCTCTCAAGGAGACGGTGCGTACGCCCACCGGCAAACTGGAGATCCGTGGCGCGACGGCCAACAACCTGCACGACGTCGACGTCGACGTACCGCTCGGGGTGCTCGTCGTCGTGACCGGTGTCGCGGGCTCCGGCAAGAGTTCGCTCGTGCGCTCCTCGATCCCCGCGGGCGCGGGTGTGGTCTCGATCGACCAGGGCGCGATCCGTGGCTCGCGGCGGAGCAACCCGGCCACGTACACCGGGTTGCTCGACCCGATCCGCAAGGCGTTCGCGAAGGCCAACGGTGTGAAGCCGGCGCTGTTCAGCGCCAACTCCGAGGGCGCCTGCCCGAGCTGCAACGGCGCCGGTGTCATCTATACCGACCTGGGGATGATGGCCGGTGTCGCCGCACCCTGCGAGGACTGCGAGGGGAAGCGGTTCCAGGCGTCGGTGCTGGAATACCGTTTCGGCGGTCGCGACATCAGCGAGGTGCTCGCGATGTCGGTGACGGAGGCCGAGAAGTTCTTCGGCGCGGGCGAGGCGCGTACGCCGGCCGCACACGCCATCCTCGACCGGCTCGCCGACGTCGGGCTCGGCTACCTCAGCCTGGGTCAACCGCTCACGACCCTGTCGGGAGGGGAGCGGCAGCGACTCAAGCTGGCCACCCACATGGCCGAGAAGGGCGGCACCTACGTCCTCGACGAGCCGACCACCGGCCTGCACCTGGCCGACGTCGAGCAGCTGCTCGGCCTGCTCGACCGCCTCGTGGACGCCGGCAAGTCGGTGATCGTCATCGAGCATCACCAGGCGGTCATGGCGCACGCCGACTGGATCATCGACCTCGGCCCCGGCGCCGGCCACGACGGTGGTCGGATCGTCTTCGAGGGCACACCCGCCGACCTCGTCGCCGCCCGCTCCACTCTCACCGGCGAGCATTTGGCGGCGTACGTCGGCACCTGA
- a CDS encoding winged helix-turn-helix domain-containing protein, with product MGVALRDARRSVTSWCRRHTIGGDGAVAAVRRGQRQGEPGMLSREQELELIDALRGVHPDEFGLDEELWTRQSLTTLIQRRFDLPLDAGAVGAYLRAWGLGPREPRERACGLCVSAVERWVRSEYPAITRAAQEHLAEVYWIGRVRLRGTMPAADVISAVSSRGRVRFMITTPTVDPPLPRDFVLRLSGEEQRTVHLIVDGSWPRNEWPRRLPRRIVLHPLPSCGRAVAA from the coding sequence GTGGGGGTTGCACTCAGAGACGCACGGCGTTCGGTCACCAGTTGGTGCCGACGCCACACCATCGGCGGTGACGGGGCGGTGGCAGCCGTCCGTCGCGGACAGCGGCAGGGCGAGCCGGGAATGCTCAGCCGCGAACAGGAACTCGAACTGATCGACGCATTGCGGGGCGTCCACCCCGACGAGTTCGGCCTGGACGAGGAGCTGTGGACGCGGCAGAGCCTCACCACGCTCATCCAGCGCAGATTCGATCTGCCGTTGGATGCTGGCGCGGTCGGGGCGTACCTCCGGGCCTGGGGGTTGGGTCCGCGCGAGCCGCGCGAGCGGGCCTGCGGGCTGTGCGTCAGCGCGGTCGAGCGGTGGGTCCGCAGTGAGTACCCGGCGATCACACGGGCCGCCCAGGAGCACCTCGCGGAGGTCTACTGGATCGGCCGGGTCCGGCTGCGCGGCACCATGCCCGCCGCCGATGTGATCTCCGCGGTCTCGTCGCGCGGCCGGGTGCGCTTCATGATCACCACGCCGACGGTGGACCCGCCGCTCCCCCGCGACTTCGTGCTGCGGCTCAGCGGTGAGGAGCAGCGCACCGTGCACCTGATCGTGGACGGCTCCTGGCCGCGCAACGAGTGGCCCCGCCGGCTTCCCCGGCGAATCGTTCTGCACCCGCTACCGAGCTGCGGGCGGGCGGTCGCGGCCTGA
- the argS gene encoding arginine--tRNA ligase — MTPAELASVVLAAAHAVFTERGLDRAALPEHTVVERPRNPEHGDYASTLALQLSKKVGVPPRELAAALSDELGRAPGIKSVEIAGPGFLNIRLDAAAAGQLARVIVEAGAEYGRSDRLAGEKINLEFVSANPTGPVHIGGVRWAAVGDALSRLLRATGAEVGTEYYFNDAGSQIDRFARSLLAAAKGEPAPEDGYGGAYIAEIAAEVQSRRPEVRSLDDGAAQEVFRVEGVALMFDEIRSSLRDFGVEFDTYFNEKDLHDRGELDLALNRLRQQGHLYESEGATWLRTTDFGDDKDRVLRKSNGEWTYFAADCAYYLDKRERGFERVVIMLGADHHGYIGRMKAMAACFGDDPERNLEILIGQLVNLLRDGAPMRMSKRAGTVITLEDLVEAIGVDASRYALARYSSDSPIDIDIELWTRATRDNPVYYVQYVAARTAGVARNAAEVGLVPGGADAFRPELLDHDKENELLKALAEFPAVVATAAELREPHRVARYLEESVAASYHRFYDNCRVLPLGDEEVTDLHRARLWLNNATRTVIANGLRLLGVSAPERM; from the coding sequence GTGACTCCTGCAGAACTCGCCTCGGTCGTCCTTGCCGCCGCCCACGCCGTCTTCACCGAGCGTGGCCTGGACCGCGCTGCCTTGCCGGAGCACACGGTGGTGGAGCGACCGCGCAACCCCGAGCACGGCGACTACGCCTCCACGCTCGCCCTGCAGTTGAGCAAGAAGGTAGGCGTGCCGCCCCGGGAGTTGGCCGCCGCCCTGTCGGACGAGCTGGGTCGGGCACCCGGCATCAAATCGGTGGAAATCGCCGGGCCGGGCTTCCTGAACATCCGGCTCGACGCGGCCGCCGCCGGCCAGCTCGCCCGGGTGATCGTCGAGGCCGGCGCGGAGTACGGCCGCAGCGACCGCCTCGCCGGCGAGAAGATCAACCTGGAGTTCGTCTCGGCCAACCCGACCGGCCCCGTGCACATCGGCGGGGTTCGCTGGGCGGCCGTCGGCGACGCGTTGAGCCGCCTGCTGCGGGCCACCGGTGCCGAGGTCGGCACGGAGTACTACTTCAACGACGCCGGTTCGCAGATCGACCGTTTCGCCCGTTCGCTGCTCGCCGCCGCCAAGGGTGAGCCGGCGCCGGAGGACGGCTACGGCGGGGCGTACATCGCCGAGATCGCCGCCGAGGTGCAGTCCCGCCGGCCGGAGGTGCGCTCGCTCGACGACGGCGCCGCCCAGGAGGTCTTCCGGGTCGAGGGCGTCGCGCTGATGTTCGACGAGATCCGCTCCTCGCTGCGCGACTTCGGGGTGGAGTTCGACACCTACTTCAACGAGAAGGACCTGCACGACCGGGGTGAGTTGGACCTGGCGTTGAACCGGCTGCGTCAGCAGGGGCACCTCTACGAGTCCGAGGGCGCGACCTGGCTGCGCACCACCGACTTCGGTGACGACAAGGACCGGGTGCTGCGCAAGTCCAACGGCGAGTGGACGTACTTCGCCGCGGACTGCGCCTACTACCTGGACAAGCGGGAGCGCGGCTTCGAGCGGGTCGTGATCATGCTGGGCGCCGACCACCACGGCTACATCGGCCGGATGAAGGCGATGGCCGCCTGCTTCGGCGACGACCCGGAGCGCAACCTGGAGATCCTCATCGGGCAGCTGGTCAACCTGCTGCGCGACGGTGCCCCGATGCGGATGAGCAAGCGGGCCGGCACCGTGATCACGTTGGAGGACCTGGTCGAGGCGATCGGCGTGGACGCCTCCCGGTACGCGTTGGCCCGCTACTCCAGCGACTCCCCGATCGACATCGACATCGAGCTGTGGACCCGGGCAACCCGCGACAATCCGGTCTACTACGTGCAGTACGTCGCCGCACGGACGGCGGGTGTCGCCCGCAACGCCGCCGAGGTGGGGCTGGTCCCGGGTGGCGCCGACGCGTTCCGACCCGAGCTGCTCGACCACGACAAGGAGAACGAGCTGCTCAAGGCACTCGCCGAGTTCCCGGCGGTGGTGGCGACCGCCGCCGAGCTGCGTGAGCCGCACCGGGTGGCCCGCTACCTGGAGGAGAGCGTCGCGGCCTCCTACCACCGGTTCTACGACAACTGCCGGGTTCTGCCGTTGGGTGACGAGGAGGTCACCGACCTGCACCGCGCCCGGCTCTGGCTCAACAACGCCACCCGCACGGTGATCGCGAACGGTCTGCGCCTGCTCGGCGTCTCCGCCCCAGAGAGGATGTGA
- a CDS encoding VOC family protein, protein MDITIHSSFLPHTDPDASLAFYRDTLGFEVRNDVGYGGMRWITVGPAGQPTTSIVLHPPAASPGITDDERQTILELVAKGSYFGVNLATADLDATFAKLEASDAEVVQEPTEQPYGVRDCAFRDPAGNMVRIQEVR, encoded by the coding sequence ATGGACATCACCATTCACTCGAGTTTCCTTCCGCACACCGACCCCGATGCCTCCCTGGCCTTCTACCGCGACACCCTCGGTTTCGAGGTTCGCAACGACGTCGGCTACGGCGGGATGCGCTGGATCACGGTCGGGCCCGCAGGCCAGCCCACGACGTCGATCGTCCTGCACCCGCCGGCCGCCTCTCCCGGCATCACCGACGACGAGCGCCAGACCATCCTCGAACTGGTGGCCAAGGGCAGCTACTTCGGCGTCAACCTGGCCACCGCCGACCTCGACGCCACCTTCGCCAAGCTGGAGGCCAGCGACGCCGAGGTCGTCCAGGAGCCGACCGAGCAGCCGTACGGCGTACGCGACTGTGCCTTCCGGGACCCGGCGGGCAATATGGTCCGCATCCAGGAAGTGCGCTGA
- the lysA gene encoding diaminopimelate decarboxylase — MRAHEAGALHADISDRGPAWLRTPQDVNALVPALWPRSVTRGADGAVAVAGLSVRDIAAEFGTPVYVLDEADLRSRCRDFRAAFPTEDVYYAGKAFLCRAVVRMIAEEGLHLDVCTGGELATALSAGMPPERIGFHGNNKSVAELGRALDAGVGRIIVDSFTEIDRLTALARERGVRPRVLVRVTVGVEAHTHEFIATAHEDQKFGFSLAGGAAANAAFKILDEGVLELRGLHSHIGSQIFDASGFEVSARRVLALQSQIRDARGVELPELDLGGGFGIAYTTQDDPATPQDLAKRLRKIVDSECAAENLAVPHLSIEPGRAIVGPSVFTLYEVGTVKDLDGIRTYVSVDGGMSDNIRTALYDASYSATLASRASDAQPLLARVVGKHCESGDIVVKDEFLPADVQPGDLVAVPGTGAYCRSMASNYNHVPRPPVIAVRDGQARLIVRRETEEDLLALDVG; from the coding sequence ATGAGGGCTCATGAGGCTGGTGCGCTGCACGCGGACATCAGCGACCGGGGGCCGGCCTGGCTGCGTACCCCGCAGGACGTCAACGCCCTCGTGCCGGCGCTGTGGCCGCGGTCGGTGACGCGCGGCGCGGACGGCGCGGTCGCCGTCGCGGGCCTCAGCGTCCGCGACATCGCGGCCGAGTTCGGCACCCCGGTGTACGTCCTCGACGAGGCCGACCTGCGCTCGCGCTGCCGCGACTTCCGGGCGGCCTTCCCGACCGAGGACGTCTACTACGCGGGCAAGGCGTTCCTCTGCCGCGCGGTGGTCCGGATGATCGCCGAGGAGGGGCTGCACCTGGACGTCTGCACCGGAGGTGAGCTGGCCACCGCGCTCTCGGCCGGGATGCCGCCGGAGCGGATCGGCTTCCACGGCAACAACAAGTCGGTCGCCGAGCTGGGCCGCGCGCTGGACGCCGGGGTGGGACGGATCATCGTCGACTCGTTCACCGAGATCGACCGGCTCACCGCGCTGGCCCGCGAGCGGGGGGTTCGGCCCCGCGTGCTGGTCCGGGTCACCGTCGGCGTCGAGGCGCACACCCACGAGTTCATCGCCACCGCCCACGAGGACCAGAAGTTCGGCTTCTCGCTGGCCGGTGGTGCGGCCGCGAACGCCGCGTTCAAGATCCTCGACGAGGGTGTGCTGGAGCTGCGCGGTCTGCACTCGCACATCGGCTCGCAGATCTTCGACGCCAGCGGCTTCGAGGTCTCGGCCCGTCGGGTGCTCGCCCTGCAGTCGCAGATCCGCGACGCGCGCGGGGTGGAGTTGCCCGAGCTGGACCTGGGCGGCGGCTTCGGCATCGCGTACACGACCCAGGACGACCCGGCCACACCGCAGGACCTGGCCAAGCGACTGCGCAAGATCGTCGACTCGGAGTGCGCGGCGGAGAACCTGGCCGTGCCGCACCTGTCGATCGAGCCGGGGCGGGCCATCGTCGGCCCGTCCGTGTTCACCCTCTACGAGGTCGGCACGGTCAAGGACCTCGACGGCATCCGGACGTACGTCAGTGTCGACGGCGGGATGAGCGACAACATCCGCACGGCCCTCTACGACGCCTCCTACTCGGCGACGCTGGCCTCCCGGGCCTCGGACGCGCAGCCGTTGCTCGCCCGCGTGGTGGGAAAGCACTGTGAGTCCGGGGACATCGTGGTGAAGGATGAATTCCTGCCCGCCGACGTGCAGCCCGGAGATCTTGTCGCCGTGCCCGGCACCGGTGCGTACTGCCGGAGCATGGCCAGCAACTACAACCATGTGCCCCGGCCACCGGTGATCGCGGTGCGCGACGGCCAGGCGCGCCTGATCGTCCGGCGGGAGACCGAAGAGGACCTGCTCGCATTGGATGTTGGATGA
- a CDS encoding helix-turn-helix transcriptional regulator, protein MTSKPDATQRLSDLARLRRVRDRIDREYAQPLDVEALARGAHMSSGHLSREFRLAYGESPYSYLMTRRIERAMALLRRGDLSVTEVCFAVGCSSLGTFSTRFTELVGVPPSVYRRQAAQATAGMPSCLAKQVTRPIRNREAQVTESQLA, encoded by the coding sequence GTGACCAGCAAACCCGACGCGACCCAGCGACTCAGCGACCTCGCGCGGCTGCGCCGGGTCCGCGACCGGATCGACCGGGAGTACGCGCAACCGCTGGACGTCGAGGCGCTCGCCCGGGGCGCGCACATGTCGTCCGGGCACCTCAGCCGCGAGTTCCGGCTCGCCTATGGCGAATCTCCGTACAGCTACCTCATGACGCGCCGGATCGAGCGGGCGATGGCGTTGTTGCGTCGTGGCGACCTGAGCGTCACCGAGGTCTGTTTCGCGGTCGGTTGTTCGTCGTTGGGCACCTTCAGCACCCGCTTCACCGAGCTGGTCGGCGTGCCGCCCAGCGTCTACCGCCGCCAGGCAGCGCAGGCCACGGCGGGGATGCCGTCCTGCCTGGCCAAGCAGGTGACCCGACCGATCAGGAATCGAGAAGCGCAGGTCACGGAGTCGCAACTAGCGTGA